The Bifidobacterium bifidum ATCC 29521 = JCM 1255 = DSM 20456 region GGCCGATCCCGCGTCGGTGCATGAACCGGACGTTCGCTGTCAAAGTGCCCGGTACACTAGGGAGAATGAGTCCTGAAGCGCTTAGTGAACTGATTGAAACCATTGCCCACGATCTGGTCGCCGCCGGAAAAGCCGGTACCCTGACCGACGATTTGATTCCTGAAACCGCCAAATTCGCCGTGATGCGCCCGAAGGATCGCGCGCACGGCGATTGGGCCTCCAACGCCGCCATGCAGCTGGCCAAGAAGGCCGGCATGAAGCCGCGCGATTTGGCCGAGCTGTTCGCCGAGCGGCTGACCGCCGCCGACGGCATCTCGACCGTCGAGGTGGCGGGGCCCGGCTTCATCAACATCACGCTGGATTCCGCCTCCGCCGCCGCGGTGGTCGACAAGGTGCTGGCCGATGGCGCAGGCTACGGCAAGAACGCGCACCTCGGCGGCAAGACGCTCAACCTGGAATTCGTCTCCGCCAACCCGACCGGCCCGATTCACATCGGCGGCACCCGTTGGGCCGCCGTCGGCGACTCGATGGCCCGCGTGCTGGAGGCCAACGGTGCCAAGGTTGTGCGCGAATACTACTTCAACGATCACGGCGAGCAGATCAACCGTTTCGCAAAGTCCCTGGTCGCAGCCGCGCACGGCGAGGAGACGCCCATTGACGGATACAAGGGCAAGTACATCAACGAGATCGCCGACCGCGTGATCGCCGAGGCGGAGGCCGATGGCGTGGATGTGCTGGGCCTGCCGCGCGTCGACGGCGGCCTCGACAAGGACGGCAACCCGCTCGGCGAGGGCGATTCCGAGCAGCGCGAGGAGTTCCGCAAGCGTGCCGTGCCGATGATGTTCGACGAGATTCAGCGCTCGATGAAGGAATTCCGAGTCCGCTTCGACGTGTGGTTCCACGAGAACAACCTATACAAGGACGGAGAAGTCGACCGCGCGATTGAGGAGCTGCGCAGTCGCGGCGACATCTTCGAGAAGGATGGAGCCACCTGGTTTGAATCCACCAAGCATGGCGATGACAAGGACCGCGTCATCATCAAGTCGAACGGTGACTTCGCCTACTTCGCTGCCGACATCGCCTACTACTGGAACAAGCGTCACCGCGCTGTGGATCCGGCCGACGTGGCGATTTACATGCTCGGCGCCGACCATCATGGCTATATCGGTCGTATGATGGCCATGTGCGCCGCCTTCGGCGACGAGCCGGGCGTGAACATGCAGATTCTCATCGGCCAGCTGGTCAATGTGATGAAGAACGGCAAGCCCGTACGCATGTCTAAGCGCGCTGGCAACGTCGTCACCATCGACGATCTGGTTGAGGCCGTTGGCGTGGATGCGGCCCGTTACTCGCTGGCCCGTACCGACTACAACACGTCGGTGGATATCGATCTGGATCTGCTGACTTCGCATTCCAATGAGAACCCGGTGTACTACGTGCAGTATGCGCACGCGCGTTCCTGCAATGTGGACCGCAACGCGGCCGCTGCGGGCATCGGTACCGAAGGCGCTGACCTGAGCCTGCTTGACACCGAGGCGGACGGCGAGGTGCTCGCCGCGCTCGCCCAGTGGCCGGCGACTTTGGCTCTGGCCGGCGACCAGCGTGCCCCGCACAAGGTGGCGCACTATCTGGAGGACCTGGCCGGTGCCTACCACAAGTGGTACAACGTCGAGCGCGTGGTTCCGATGGCGCTGACCGACCCCGAGGAGCGTCTGGATGACGCCGCTCGCGAGGCACTGCGCATCGCCAAGAACCCCGAACCGGCACGTGCCGCCGCACGCCTCAAGCTCAACGACGCCGTGCGCACGGTCATCGCCTCCGGTCTCGACCTGCTCGGCGTCACCGCCCCCGACAAGATGTGACCTAGGCTGCCCCTGGTCGCGCGTAGCGCGACTGGGGGCGGTTCTCATTCAGGTACTCTCCGACCGAGCCTCCGCCTTATGGTCGGGAAGTGGTATCACGGTGCCGGTTCTGGCACAATGGCACAGTAATAGGAAAAGCGGCAAGCCCTGAGCGAAAGAGGAGCAATGACTGGATCTGCTGTGCGTGTGGACGGAACGCAAGGTATCACCCCCATCTGGCCGGTGGCGACGGCAGTGAATGCCGAAGGCGCCCTGACGTTCCACGGGCGCACCGCCGAGTCGCTGCTTGACGAGTTCGGATCCCCGCTGTATCTGATCGACACTGACGAAGTTTCCGCCCGCGCCAGATATTTCGTGCGCGCGGCGGCCGACGCCTTCACCAACTCCACCACGCACGTGAGTTTCGCCGGTAAGGCATTCCTCTCCAAAGAAGTCGTGCGGTTGGTGACCGATGCAGGCATGCTCGTCGACACATGCTCTATGGGGGAGATGCGCATCGCGCTCGCCGCAGGCGTCCCCGGCCGTCGTCTGGTGCTGCACGGCAACAACAAGTCCGACGCGGAAATCGAACTCGCCA contains the following coding sequences:
- the argS gene encoding arginine--tRNA ligase gives rise to the protein MSPEALSELIETIAHDLVAAGKAGTLTDDLIPETAKFAVMRPKDRAHGDWASNAAMQLAKKAGMKPRDLAELFAERLTAADGISTVEVAGPGFINITLDSASAAAVVDKVLADGAGYGKNAHLGGKTLNLEFVSANPTGPIHIGGTRWAAVGDSMARVLEANGAKVVREYYFNDHGEQINRFAKSLVAAAHGEETPIDGYKGKYINEIADRVIAEAEADGVDVLGLPRVDGGLDKDGNPLGEGDSEQREEFRKRAVPMMFDEIQRSMKEFRVRFDVWFHENNLYKDGEVDRAIEELRSRGDIFEKDGATWFESTKHGDDKDRVIIKSNGDFAYFAADIAYYWNKRHRAVDPADVAIYMLGADHHGYIGRMMAMCAAFGDEPGVNMQILIGQLVNVMKNGKPVRMSKRAGNVVTIDDLVEAVGVDAARYSLARTDYNTSVDIDLDLLTSHSNENPVYYVQYAHARSCNVDRNAAAAGIGTEGADLSLLDTEADGEVLAALAQWPATLALAGDQRAPHKVAHYLEDLAGAYHKWYNVERVVPMALTDPEERLDDAAREALRIAKNPEPARAAARLKLNDAVRTVIASGLDLLGVTAPDKM